The proteins below are encoded in one region of Verrucomicrobiota bacterium:
- a CDS encoding heme-copper oxidase subunit III has protein sequence MNNAAYNDSALFHAPMVASVSEHDHHAAPPTAPATCKLGMCIFLCSEAMLFGGLIATYLVLRQAAGSWPPNFGDGIELPPMPKLLTGINTVILVSSSFVYHFAEVAVKKGKSGAGWMLLSALMGATFVGIQCIEWTELYHEGLWFNKGGVYGSTFFTLTGFHGAHVCIGVLLILWCFFLQVTKGTFTAKRHVALENVGLYWHFVDVVWVLLYTILYLI, from the coding sequence ATGAATAACGCAGCCTATAACGACTCCGCCCTCTTTCACGCGCCCATGGTCGCGTCTGTTTCCGAGCATGACCATCATGCAGCTCCGCCTACCGCACCCGCGACCTGCAAGCTGGGCATGTGCATTTTCCTTTGCTCTGAGGCAATGCTCTTCGGCGGACTAATCGCAACCTATCTCGTGCTTCGGCAGGCGGCTGGTTCTTGGCCGCCGAATTTCGGTGATGGTATCGAGCTTCCTCCGATGCCAAAGCTCCTGACCGGCATCAATACGGTGATCCTAGTCTCCAGTTCCTTTGTCTATCACTTTGCCGAAGTGGCGGTAAAAAAAGGGAAATCAGGTGCAGGATGGATGCTCCTCTCCGCGCTGATGGGAGCAACGTTTGTCGGCATCCAGTGTATCGAGTGGACGGAGCTCTACCATGAGGGCCTCTGGTTCAACAAAGGCGGTGTCTACGGCTCCACTTTCTTCACGCTCACGGGATTCCACGGCGCCCATGTCTGCATTGGCGTCCTCCTGATCCTCTGGTGCTTTTTCCTTCAGGTGACCAAGGGGACCTTCACGGCAAAGCGTCATGTCGCCCTCGAAAACGTGGGCCTCTACTGGCACTTCGTGGACGTGGTCTGGGTTCTCCTCTACACGATTCTCTATCTCATCTGA
- a CDS encoding SCO family protein — protein sequence MTEKSTNEGGSSPKRLPFLAWVIAFLVAGLLIAGANRLFRGSERKTTDENSVIGTVPDFRFTTQDGSTLSKADLLGKVWVVDFFFTRCPGPCPVMSSRMAEISKELKKAKDVRLVSVSIDPENDTPSVLSAYAKRLNADPSRWSFLTGPKKEIDAFTTKGMLQVLATDPAGVPTHSTRFLVVDREGKIRSARKLEEPELVQKLLIDIGSLLREPKAVQSTPSVP from the coding sequence GTGACAGAGAAGTCAACGAACGAGGGGGGATCTTCTCCCAAGAGGCTTCCCTTTCTGGCATGGGTCATCGCGTTTTTGGTGGCCGGCCTCCTGATTGCTGGAGCAAACCGACTCTTCCGGGGCTCCGAGAGGAAGACGACCGATGAGAATTCAGTGATCGGCACTGTTCCCGACTTTCGGTTCACGACCCAGGATGGAAGCACCCTCTCGAAGGCCGACCTGCTTGGGAAAGTGTGGGTGGTCGATTTCTTTTTCACCCGCTGTCCCGGCCCCTGCCCCGTGATGTCCTCAAGGATGGCTGAAATCTCCAAGGAACTCAAAAAGGCCAAGGATGTGCGACTGGTCTCCGTTTCCATTGATCCAGAAAACGACACTCCCTCTGTCCTCTCGGCGTATGCCAAGCGTCTGAATGCCGACCCGAGCCGATGGAGCTTCCTGACCGGACCGAAAAAAGAGATCGATGCGTTCACCACCAAGGGGATGCTTCAGGTCCTGGCCACCGATCCGGCCGGTGTTCCTACCCATTCGACCCGCTTTCTGGTTGTGGATAGGGAAGGAAAGATCCGTTCCGCGCGGAAGTTGGAGGAGCCGGAGTTGGTGCAAAAGCTTTTGATCGACATCGGAAGTCTCCTGCGTGAACCTAAAGCTGTTCAGTCCACACCATCAGTGCCATGA
- a CDS encoding cytochrome c: MVRYFLFLLVLITILVVSIAGLRDYSFLPHKTKRPPIEIFPDMVRQDKVKAQAPSDFYDDGRGARANVAGTVPVGYSAPESSAQASEGIATMGSPYSVVVFSGKQDYADTGKIGTNWGNGIPFSATMATLERGRERYQIQCAVCHGATGAGNGIATKYGLVGVANLQQQRIRDMSDGEIYNTIVNGKNTMMGYGSVIQVPDRWAIVAYMRALQRSQNATINDVPAASRAALTGTNAASATTGPAKP; encoded by the coding sequence ATGGTACGCTATTTCCTTTTCCTTCTTGTCCTGATCACCATCCTGGTGGTCTCCATCGCCGGACTGCGCGACTACTCCTTTCTGCCGCACAAGACCAAGCGTCCTCCGATCGAGATCTTCCCCGATATGGTCCGTCAGGACAAAGTCAAGGCGCAGGCCCCGAGCGACTTCTATGACGATGGACGCGGCGCTCGTGCGAATGTAGCCGGGACTGTTCCTGTTGGTTACTCGGCTCCAGAGTCCAGTGCTCAGGCCTCTGAGGGAATCGCTACCATGGGAAGTCCCTACAGCGTTGTTGTTTTCTCCGGCAAGCAGGACTATGCCGACACGGGCAAGATCGGAACGAACTGGGGCAATGGCATTCCCTTCTCCGCGACCATGGCTACTCTGGAACGGGGACGCGAGCGTTACCAGATTCAGTGTGCCGTCTGTCATGGCGCCACGGGAGCCGGCAATGGTATCGCTACAAAATATGGCTTGGTCGGCGTCGCCAACCTACAGCAACAGCGCATTCGCGATATGAGTGATGGCGAGATCTACAACACGATCGTGAACGGCAAGAATACGATGATGGGCTACGGTTCGGTGATCCAGGTGCCAGACCGCTGGGCCATCGTTGCCTACATGCGCGCCCTGCAGCGTTCGCAGAATGCGACGATCAACGACGTGCCCGCGGCTAGTCGTGCCGCACTCACCGGCACCAACGCGGCTTCCGCCACAACCGGCCCCGCCAAGCCATGA
- the coxB gene encoding cytochrome c oxidase subunit II: protein MFFSLFTKRMASRCLTGGIFLASMLMAGGLLAEQRNGNIYGLPPCVTTTGLQIDSIIKMIFWLTAVVFVVTQGVYIYYLIVYRRRPGVPAHYSHGNNKLEIIWTTAPTIIFLALAIYSNRVWEEIHRPAPDNALTIDVSSYQFGWQMRYPGISGKLAPMDVRNITPQNPFGTDPENPKTAQDVITTDLVIPVGRPVHVLLHSRDVIHSFYVPEFRLYQDCVPGRTIGWVWFQATQTGDFQLACNQLCGTGHYNMKAPIKIVSEEEFQKWLTPRQQKNAGISPAPPSLPVAVPSPAKATSLTAPTVGNKL, encoded by the coding sequence ATGTTTTTCTCACTCTTCACCAAACGGATGGCTTCCCGTTGCCTGACGGGCGGCATTTTTCTCGCATCCATGCTAATGGCGGGAGGTCTCTTGGCCGAGCAGCGCAATGGCAACATCTACGGACTACCGCCGTGTGTCACGACCACTGGTCTGCAGATTGACTCGATTATCAAGATGATCTTCTGGCTGACGGCCGTGGTCTTCGTTGTTACCCAGGGGGTCTACATTTACTACCTGATTGTTTATCGTCGTCGACCAGGAGTTCCCGCCCATTACAGCCATGGCAACAATAAGCTGGAGATCATCTGGACCACGGCCCCAACCATCATCTTCCTTGCTCTCGCCATCTATAGCAACCGTGTCTGGGAGGAGATCCACCGACCGGCGCCCGATAACGCCCTGACCATCGATGTCTCCAGCTACCAGTTCGGGTGGCAGATGCGGTATCCGGGAATTAGCGGCAAGCTCGCCCCGATGGATGTACGCAACATAACCCCGCAGAATCCTTTCGGCACCGATCCCGAGAACCCCAAGACGGCCCAGGATGTCATTACCACGGATCTCGTGATTCCAGTTGGCCGTCCTGTCCATGTTCTTCTTCACTCCCGCGATGTGATCCACTCCTTTTATGTGCCTGAGTTCCGCCTCTATCAGGATTGTGTTCCGGGCCGAACCATCGGCTGGGTCTGGTTTCAAGCAACACAGACCGGTGACTTTCAACTAGCGTGCAACCAGCTTTGCGGAACCGGTCACTACAATATGAAGGCCCCGATCAAGATTGTCTCTGAAGAGGAGTTTCAGAAGTGGCTGACTCCTCGTCAGCAGAAGAATGCGGGGATCTCACCTGCTCCTCCATCTCTTCCTGTTGCAGTTCCAAGTCCTGCAAAGGCGACTTCCTTGACCGCCCCGACCGTAGGAAATAAACTTTAA
- the cyoE gene encoding heme o synthase, with the protein MSASEGTVKSEVKVGLLSNLSELSKARLSFLVLMTTLVGFLLGWRGPMDYTLLVATLLGTALSAAGASALNQWLERDLDALMPRTSDRPLPARRMHPSDALLFGLLCSGCGVAILAFFANPLTALLAGLTILIYAALYTPLKRFTELNTLVGAIPGALPPLLGWTAATDHLGLGGWVLFLILWFWQMPHFLAIAWLYRDQYAAAGFKMLSTRDPDGWSTAWQALIYSVALLGVSLLPGILGMASPYYFFAALALGAAMIYLSVAFIRNRTNASARRLFFASIIYLPLLLGVLIAFARQ; encoded by the coding sequence ATGAGCGCTTCCGAGGGAACCGTGAAATCCGAGGTCAAGGTGGGACTTCTCTCCAATCTGAGCGAGCTTTCAAAGGCGCGTCTCTCCTTCCTGGTCCTGATGACCACTCTGGTCGGATTTCTGCTCGGATGGAGGGGCCCGATGGATTACACGCTGCTTGTAGCCACGCTACTCGGTACGGCCCTGAGTGCCGCCGGAGCCTCGGCCCTCAACCAGTGGCTGGAGCGTGATCTCGATGCACTGATGCCAAGGACCTCGGACCGTCCCTTGCCTGCCCGCAGGATGCACCCTTCCGACGCCCTACTCTTCGGTTTGCTCTGCAGTGGTTGCGGGGTTGCGATCCTTGCCTTCTTCGCCAATCCCTTGACCGCGTTGCTGGCGGGATTAACTATTCTCATTTACGCCGCCCTCTACACCCCGCTCAAGCGTTTCACGGAGCTGAATACCCTTGTCGGGGCCATCCCCGGGGCGCTTCCTCCATTGCTGGGATGGACCGCCGCTACAGATCACCTAGGTCTGGGTGGATGGGTCCTCTTTCTAATCCTCTGGTTCTGGCAGATGCCTCACTTCCTGGCCATCGCCTGGCTCTATCGTGACCAGTATGCGGCGGCCGGATTCAAGATGCTCAGCACTCGCGACCCAGATGGATGGTCCACGGCGTGGCAGGCCCTCATCTATTCCGTGGCTCTTCTAGGCGTCTCACTCCTGCCGGGTATCCTCGGGATGGCCTCCCCCTACTATTTCTTTGCAGCACTGGCCCTTGGTGCCGCAATGATTTATCTCTCAGTGGCTTTTATCAGGAACAGGACCAACGCTTCGGCTCGCCGTCTTTTCTTCGCCTCGATCATCTACCTCCCGCTGTTGCTTGGGGTGCTGATCGCCTTCGCTCGCCAATAA
- a CDS encoding DUF3341 domain-containing protein: MSNHFQGHHLPIAGSKEEPLYALGARFETPEALVHAVDRLRDEGVSLYECFTPYPIHGLAEAMKLPKSILSLLVLGGGVSAVLIALSMQLIPSCIIYPLVVDGKPLNLLALPQYVPIVVALTLMIGAITAVTGMILLGGMPRWNNPMFAWDLFAKDASRGFFIAIEARDRKFSTSALTELLHELGAGDITAIHQEASEEK; the protein is encoded by the coding sequence ATGAGCAATCATTTTCAAGGTCATCACCTGCCGATTGCTGGTTCCAAAGAGGAGCCTCTCTATGCTCTTGGAGCCCGATTCGAGACGCCTGAGGCCCTTGTCCATGCCGTCGATCGCCTCCGCGACGAGGGAGTTTCACTCTACGAGTGCTTCACCCCCTACCCTATTCACGGACTTGCCGAGGCGATGAAGCTCCCCAAATCAATCCTGAGCTTACTCGTCCTGGGTGGGGGTGTTTCCGCGGTCCTGATTGCTCTCTCGATGCAACTGATCCCCAGCTGCATCATCTATCCACTGGTGGTTGACGGGAAGCCTCTCAATCTTCTGGCGCTGCCTCAGTACGTTCCTATCGTGGTGGCCCTGACCCTCATGATCGGCGCGATCACGGCCGTTACGGGGATGATCCTGCTGGGGGGGATGCCCCGATGGAATAATCCGATGTTTGCCTGGGATCTCTTTGCCAAGGATGCTTCGCGCGGTTTCTTCATTGCCATAGAAGCCCGCGACCGGAAATTCTCAACCTCGGCCCTGACCGAGCTACTCCATGAACTCGGTGCCGGTGACATCACCGCCATCCATCAGGAGGCCTCAGAAGAGAAATAA
- a CDS encoding cbb3-type cytochrome c oxidase subunit I — MSHHTLPHHHPAPGHEPVDNKAIDASVRLPVIILFGNAIHWLVIACLLSLVVSIKLIAPGFLGGISFLNYGRLAPMARDLMLYGWASQAAIGAGVWLMARLCGRPLGGGDGQGMGGMLLRTLIISATVLWNLAVLLGTLAIFAGYSTGVEWLEYPNWASAMLLLSFLLIGIWAVLLFDRRSNPRAEVAQWYLVAAFCWFPWVYGTANLLLTWKPVQASAQGPIQSWYCGSLLALWLLPVALASAYALLPRLLGCLMNRPNLSTLGFWMLLLLGGWNGMDRLIGGPVPAWMTSAGVVAGVLFLIPIIMISINLLGMPRNEVIVSASLPGRFLLMGLYALVIVGVIGALASLPDVSGAVRFTAFTEAKTQLWILGAISLPLFGVLYESLPQLLGRDCWCPVLAGRHYILTLVGLGMLVVLMLLGGLFTGLALADPTVSFLNITSYSYPFHLMECVAQLLLLIAMLTLGANITFALAGDYLLNKHNGK, encoded by the coding sequence ATGAGCCATCACACCCTTCCCCATCATCATCCCGCGCCGGGTCATGAACCCGTCGACAACAAGGCCATCGACGCCTCGGTCCGCTTGCCGGTGATCATCCTCTTCGGAAACGCCATCCACTGGCTAGTGATCGCCTGTTTACTCTCTCTTGTTGTTTCCATCAAGTTGATCGCTCCCGGATTCCTTGGAGGTATCAGCTTCCTGAACTACGGTCGCCTTGCTCCGATGGCCCGCGATCTCATGCTCTACGGATGGGCTTCTCAAGCTGCGATTGGCGCCGGCGTCTGGCTCATGGCCCGCCTCTGTGGTCGTCCTCTCGGTGGTGGAGATGGCCAGGGCATGGGTGGCATGCTGCTCAGGACGTTGATCATCAGCGCAACGGTGCTTTGGAATCTGGCTGTCCTACTCGGAACGCTCGCGATCTTCGCAGGCTACAGCACGGGTGTCGAATGGCTCGAGTATCCCAACTGGGCTTCCGCGATGCTCCTGCTCTCATTCCTGCTGATCGGAATCTGGGCGGTTCTGCTTTTTGATCGCCGGAGCAACCCTCGCGCCGAGGTGGCCCAGTGGTATCTTGTCGCTGCCTTCTGCTGGTTCCCATGGGTTTACGGAACGGCCAATCTCCTCCTCACCTGGAAGCCTGTTCAGGCCTCGGCTCAAGGCCCGATCCAATCATGGTACTGCGGCAGCCTGCTGGCCCTCTGGCTGTTACCAGTGGCGCTTGCATCCGCCTATGCGCTGCTTCCCCGACTTCTGGGATGCCTCATGAACCGTCCCAATCTTTCTACTCTCGGGTTCTGGATGCTTCTTCTCCTTGGAGGATGGAATGGCATGGACCGCCTCATCGGAGGACCCGTTCCAGCCTGGATGACTTCTGCCGGTGTGGTCGCCGGAGTCCTTTTCCTGATTCCGATCATCATGATCTCGATCAATCTCCTCGGGATGCCTCGCAATGAAGTCATTGTTTCTGCAAGTCTTCCTGGTCGCTTTCTGCTGATGGGGCTCTATGCGCTAGTCATCGTTGGCGTGATCGGAGCGCTCGCCTCCTTGCCGGATGTCAGCGGAGCTGTCCGGTTCACCGCCTTCACTGAGGCTAAGACCCAGCTCTGGATCCTAGGAGCCATCTCCCTGCCACTTTTCGGCGTGCTTTACGAGTCGCTGCCCCAACTCCTCGGGCGCGATTGCTGGTGTCCGGTGCTCGCGGGACGCCATTACATCCTGACCTTGGTGGGGCTCGGTATGCTGGTCGTCTTGATGCTTCTCGGAGGTCTCTTTACTGGGCTTGCCCTTGCCGATCCCACAGTCTCCTTCCTCAACATAACCTCCTACTCCTACCCCTTTCACTTGATGGAATGTGTGGCGCAGTTGCTGCTCCTTATAGCCATGCTGACTCTTGGCGCGAACATCACGTTTGCTCTGGCGGGTGATTATCTCCTTAACAAGCACAACGGGAAATAA
- a CDS encoding cbb3-type cytochrome c oxidase subunit II: MHRLPTLLSGIFLVFLTSWLGLVAYPALQLGRLTPVADADNGGSLPPTYGGQAIAGQRVYATEGCISCHSQQVRQTSITSSDIDRGWGARPSVARDYLRDSTAFLGSRRLGQDLTNVGVRRPDAKWHLIHLYHPSAVCEGSLMPCFSDLFLIRKIQGQRSNEALALTGDDAPQEGYEVVPTADAKNLVAYLLSLRHDYPLPEAPVKKIGAAK; this comes from the coding sequence ATGCATCGTCTCCCTACATTGCTGAGCGGTATCTTCTTGGTCTTCCTGACTTCTTGGCTCGGCCTCGTCGCTTATCCGGCTCTCCAGCTTGGTCGTCTCACTCCAGTAGCCGATGCCGATAACGGGGGCTCCCTTCCCCCTACCTATGGCGGTCAAGCCATTGCAGGACAGCGCGTCTACGCGACCGAGGGTTGCATTTCCTGCCATAGCCAGCAAGTGCGCCAGACCAGCATTACCTCTTCGGATATTGATCGGGGTTGGGGTGCTCGTCCCTCTGTAGCCCGTGACTATCTGCGTGACTCAACGGCCTTCCTGGGATCACGCCGCCTTGGGCAGGATCTCACGAACGTCGGTGTGCGTCGTCCCGATGCCAAGTGGCACTTAATCCACCTCTACCATCCCTCCGCCGTCTGCGAGGGGTCGCTCATGCCCTGCTTCAGCGATCTTTTCCTTATCCGCAAGATCCAGGGCCAGCGATCCAACGAGGCTCTTGCACTGACGGGGGACGATGCTCCGCAGGAGGGCTATGAAGTAGTTCCCACAGCCGACGCCAAAAACCTCGTCGCCTATCTCCTTTCCCTGCGCCATGATTACCCGTTGCCGGAGGCTCCCGTGAAGAAGATCGGGGCTGCAAAATAA
- a CDS encoding cytochrome c — protein MNNDHHNQHPKEVTEETNRPLSPWLVGAFMLALIWGGLYLGFNSGGFRQDVYESNAVNWAGGGATAAAPVDPKVVGKRLYTQNCVVCHQPNGMGVAGQFPPLAGSEWVLTEGKHAENHLVMLVLNGLQGTFEVKGQQYNNAMVPWKQLSDDQIADILTYIRSDWGNNASAITADFVAQIRKAGAAQTDSWTQEQLLATPPVKPAAPAGPAPATK, from the coding sequence GTGAATAACGATCACCACAACCAACATCCCAAGGAAGTAACTGAGGAGACGAATAGGCCGCTGTCTCCTTGGCTTGTCGGAGCCTTCATGCTGGCTCTGATTTGGGGTGGCCTCTACCTCGGCTTTAACAGCGGTGGATTTCGTCAGGATGTCTATGAGAGCAATGCCGTGAACTGGGCCGGCGGTGGTGCTACTGCTGCGGCTCCCGTGGATCCCAAGGTCGTTGGCAAGCGCCTCTACACGCAGAACTGCGTTGTCTGCCATCAACCGAACGGCATGGGGGTGGCGGGCCAGTTTCCTCCGCTTGCTGGCAGCGAGTGGGTGCTTACCGAGGGGAAGCACGCGGAAAATCATCTGGTGATGCTTGTCCTGAACGGCCTGCAGGGGACCTTCGAAGTCAAGGGGCAGCAATACAACAACGCCATGGTGCCATGGAAGCAACTCTCGGACGACCAGATCGCCGACATCCTGACCTACATCCGTTCCGACTGGGGTAACAATGCCTCCGCTATCACGGCTGACTTTGTTGCCCAAATCCGGAAAGCCGGCGCTGCCCAGACTGATTCCTGGACCCAGGAGCAACTCCTGGCTACTCCTCCAGTCAAGCCCGCCGCTCCTGCAGGACCTGCTCCGGCCACGAAATGA
- a CDS encoding COX15/CtaA family protein gives MATFLLIVVGGLVTSKGAGMSVPDWPTTYGYNMFLFPYSKWVGGIFWEHSHRLLASGIGLITLVLAGVTFWKEQRTWVKWLAVAAVIGVIAQGVLGGLRVTLYKDQIGIFHAALAQSFFGLLLVITAVTGRGFRSGVWFADSAAASLRWLVLAGLVLTYFQLGIAATIRHQHAPLAIRDFPAAYGTLIPDTSEGALTRINKERANDKIAPVSVAQIHLQLTHRAGAFVLLLIVIATAALAVARTPLGHWLRVWSLLWVGAILLQILLGAVTIWTNKAADVATSHMALGALLTAFGILFTFRLFCAGSESPGTSHSREALS, from the coding sequence GTGGCTACATTCCTTTTGATTGTTGTGGGAGGCCTTGTCACCTCGAAGGGGGCCGGCATGTCGGTTCCGGACTGGCCGACCACCTACGGGTACAACATGTTCCTCTTTCCTTACTCAAAGTGGGTAGGAGGTATCTTCTGGGAGCACTCGCATCGGTTGCTGGCGAGTGGAATCGGCCTGATCACACTGGTGCTTGCCGGCGTAACCTTTTGGAAGGAACAACGAACCTGGGTGAAATGGCTGGCCGTGGCGGCCGTGATCGGCGTGATAGCACAGGGCGTGCTCGGTGGTCTCCGCGTGACCCTCTACAAGGACCAGATCGGCATCTTCCATGCGGCGCTTGCCCAGAGTTTCTTCGGCCTGCTGCTGGTGATCACCGCCGTGACGGGGAGGGGATTCCGTTCGGGAGTCTGGTTTGCCGACAGCGCGGCAGCCTCCCTTCGTTGGCTCGTGCTAGCCGGCCTTGTGCTGACCTATTTCCAGCTGGGTATCGCCGCGACCATCCGCCACCAACACGCTCCGCTTGCGATCCGTGATTTCCCAGCCGCCTACGGCACGCTTATTCCTGATACCTCGGAGGGCGCCCTGACGCGCATCAACAAAGAGAGGGCCAATGACAAGATAGCTCCTGTTTCTGTCGCTCAAATCCACTTGCAGTTGACCCACCGTGCCGGAGCCTTTGTGCTGTTGCTTATCGTGATCGCCACCGCCGCGCTGGCCGTGGCCCGGACGCCTCTAGGACATTGGCTCCGCGTTTGGAGTCTTCTCTGGGTGGGCGCTATACTGCTTCAGATCCTGCTTGGGGCTGTGACAATCTGGACGAATAAGGCGGCTGATGTCGCCACCTCCCACATGGCGCTCGGGGCGCTGCTGACAGCCTTCGGTATTCTCTTCACCTTCCGGCTCTTCTGCGCCGGTTCGGAATCCCCCGGTACATCTCACTCTCGGGAGGCACTCTCATGA
- a CDS encoding cbb3-type cytochrome c oxidase subunit I — MHYLWNTDHKMIALQFLWSALIFLLFGGAMALAMRWQLAFPGHPIPLIGNLLPHSVVNDEGAIIPSGYNVLVTMHGTILVFFVAMPLLIGVFGNFLIPLKIGAGDMAFPALNELSYWLFALSGVIMLSSFWVPGGAPGTGWTAYAPLSSVAAYNQTPMGQSLWCAALFINGLSSITGAVNYITTVITMRAPGMTMFRMPLPVWAIFLTAILLILAIPVLSAAAALIIFDLNFGTTFYRPSGYGQPLLWQHLFWFFGHPEVYILILPAFGLTSEILSVFSRKPVFGYKAMVWAMISIGFLGFIVWGHHMYVSGMNLTLSAAFSVSTMVIAVPSAIKTFNWMGTIWRGSIHYTVPMAFAVSFVSMFVIGGLSGIFMASTPVDLFVHHTYFIVAHFHYVLFGGSMFAIFAAVYFWFPKMSGRMFNNTLGWIHFWMTFVFFNLTFFPMHNLGLGGMMRRIADPTVYDCLKQLQPLNVVCTIGAMGLGLATIPFVVNIVWSMLNGPKAPANPWNSTTLEWTVSHPIPHGNFAVTPTVYHGPYEYSVPGLARDFLPQNEKAPAHITLESH; from the coding sequence ATGCACTACCTCTGGAACACCGATCACAAGATGATCGCGCTCCAGTTTCTCTGGTCTGCCTTGATCTTCCTTCTTTTCGGCGGTGCGATGGCCTTGGCGATGCGTTGGCAGTTGGCCTTTCCCGGTCACCCCATTCCGTTGATTGGTAATCTCCTTCCCCATAGTGTCGTGAACGACGAGGGGGCCATTATTCCGAGTGGATACAACGTGCTGGTTACCATGCACGGTACTATTTTGGTCTTCTTTGTGGCGATGCCACTGCTTATCGGTGTCTTCGGAAATTTCCTCATTCCGCTCAAAATCGGGGCCGGTGACATGGCCTTTCCTGCTCTGAACGAGTTGAGCTACTGGCTCTTCGCTCTTTCCGGGGTCATCATGTTGAGCTCCTTCTGGGTGCCAGGAGGCGCTCCAGGCACCGGATGGACCGCCTATGCTCCGCTCAGTAGTGTTGCTGCTTACAACCAGACGCCCATGGGTCAGAGCCTCTGGTGCGCCGCCCTCTTTATCAACGGTCTCTCCTCGATCACCGGAGCGGTCAACTACATCACCACCGTGATCACGATGAGGGCTCCCGGAATGACAATGTTTCGGATGCCGCTTCCCGTCTGGGCGATCTTTCTGACAGCGATCCTACTCATTCTGGCGATCCCCGTTCTTTCGGCGGCGGCGGCCCTGATCATCTTCGATTTAAATTTCGGCACCACTTTCTACCGCCCCTCCGGTTACGGGCAACCTCTTCTCTGGCAGCACCTATTCTGGTTTTTCGGGCACCCCGAGGTTTACATCCTTATCCTGCCTGCGTTCGGCCTCACGTCTGAAATTCTCTCGGTTTTCTCCCGCAAGCCCGTCTTCGGCTACAAGGCCATGGTCTGGGCAATGATCTCGATCGGCTTCCTCGGATTCATCGTCTGGGGACACCATATGTATGTCAGTGGCATGAACCTCACGTTGAGTGCGGCTTTCTCCGTCTCGACGATGGTCATCGCGGTTCCTAGTGCTATCAAGACCTTCAACTGGATGGGGACGATCTGGCGCGGGTCGATCCACTACACGGTGCCGATGGCATTTGCTGTCTCCTTTGTCTCAATGTTCGTCATCGGCGGCCTCAGCGGCATCTTCATGGCTTCTACGCCTGTGGATCTCTTCGTTCACCATACCTACTTCATCGTCGCCCACTTCCACTACGTCCTCTTCGGAGGTAGCATGTTCGCGATCTTCGCAGCAGTCTATTTTTGGTTCCCAAAGATGTCGGGCAGAATGTTCAATAACACGCTCGGTTGGATCCATTTCTGGATGACCTTCGTCTTCTTTAACCTGACCTTCTTCCCGATGCACAATCTCGGCCTTGGAGGCATGATGCGACGCATTGCCGATCCGACAGTCTACGACTGCCTCAAGCAGCTCCAACCCCTGAATGTTGTCTGCACGATCGGGGCGATGGGCCTCGGACTCGCCACCATTCCCTTTGTCGTGAATATCGTATGGAGCATGTTGAATGGTCCCAAGGCCCCTGCGAATCCCTGGAACTCCACCACCCTGGAGTGGACGGTTTCCCATCCGATCCCTCACGGAAACTTTGCAGTGACGCCGACTGTCTATCACGGTCCCTACGAGTATAGCGTTCCCGGTCTGGCAAGGGATTTCCTGCCTCAGAATGAGAAGGCCCCCGCCCACATCACTTTGGAATCCCACTAG